The genomic DNA TAATTGTTGTTCCAATTATAGCAAAAAAGAAAAATGGTGTTGATAGGATAGAAGAAGAGATTAAGGGAGCTACGCAAAAAGCTTTTATATATCAGAAAAACTTTGGAAGTGAAACAGAAACATATAAAAAATTAGAATCCATTTTATCAAGATGTACAAAAACTACATATACACAAAAGAAATCTATCAGTGATAAGATAGACAATATAGTCTTGAATCCTATATTAGCATATCCGATATTTATTGGTGTATTGTTCCTCTTATTTAAATTTACCTTTGACTGGGTCGGAGGTCCACTACAAGAGGGATTTGCTAGTCTTATAGAGGCTTATATTTCTGCACCTGTTAGTGATATGTTATCTAACTCTAGCCCATGGTTTAAATCACTTATAGTTGATGGAATAATTGGAGGTGTTGGTGGTACTTTACCATTCTTCCCTTTAATATTTACATTATTCTTTGGTATATCGTTGTTTGAAGATAGTGGATATATGTCAAGAACAGCATTTTTAATGGATAAAGTTATGAGAAAGGTTGGTCTATCTGGTAAAGCTTTTATACCTATAGTTATGGGTATGGGATGTTCTTCTCCAGCTATAATGGCAACTAGAACATTGGAAAGCGAAAAAGATAGAAGAGTTACAGCTCTTATTGCACCACTTATGACTTGTGGAGCAAAGCTACCTATATATGCACTATTTGTAGCTATATTCTTTCCACATAATGCTGCTTTAGTAACTACATCACTGTATTTGGTGGGTATAGTTATGGCAATTGTAGTTGCATTATTCTTAAATAAAACAGCCTTTAAAACAGAGGCTGAACCATTTATATTAGAATTACCAGAATATAGAATCCCTACTATAGATGCACTTATTAAAAATACTTGGAATAAATCAAAAGGTTTCTTGATAAGAGTTGTTACTGTCATGTTTGCAATGTCAGTCGTAATTTGGGGACTTTCTTCATTCAATGTTTTTGGATATACAGAAGATATAAATGTAAGCTTCTTGGCTACTCTAGGTCATATTATATCTCCTATATTCAAACCTCTTGGTTTTGATGATTGGAGAACTTCAGTTGCTATTTTAAGTGGTCTTGGAGCAAAAGAAATCGTAGTAAACTCTTTAAATATACTATATGGTAATCTAACTGTTGTCTTACCAACAATATTTAATGGAGTTACTGCATATACATTCTTGATATTTACTGCTTTATATACTCCATGTATAGCTGCACTTGCAACTATGAAAAAAGAATATGGCAATAAAATGATGTTTACATCATTTGCATATCAATTTATACTAGCATGGATAATGGCTTTTATAGTTAAAAGTATAGGTGGAGTACTATTTATGGGTAATTCAATAATAGAAGCTTTGATAGGTGGAATAATTATAGTCCTTGCACTCTTTATTCTGTTTAATAAATTCAAGTCTACAAAAAACGGAAATGTCTGTAGTGGATGTTCTATTTGTTCTGGATGTCCAAGTGCTAATTCTTGCTCAAGTAAGGAAGACAGCAATAAAAAAAATAATGCACACTAATATATAAATATTTTAGTTTAAAATAAGATAAAAGTGGGTGTCTCAAAATTAACTTTTTAGTTCATGAGGCACTCTTTTTTATAGAAAATCAAATATATTTTCATCATTTCAACAGTAAAAAAGAGCTTATCTAGTAAAAAAGAGGCTTATCTCTATTTTGAGACAACCTCTTTTTTTGTTACTTATTCAGTTTCTTGCTACCTAACTTCATGTGGAACCTAGTATCTTTTGGAACACTTGGGTCTACACCTCTTAATGTAGGTATTTCCCCACATATTAGTTGTATAGGTACTATAAAATTAAATGTTTGATAGTAAGGATTATCTGTGATATCAATCTTTAAATTTTTATCATTTTCTGTAACATCTCTACCTATAGCAAATACATTTTCCGTCCAACCAGAAAGTACATCAATCATCTTAGTTACTCTAGGTTCTTTTCCTGTATCTAGTATAAATATAGTAGAATCACTATTTATAGCATTATATATACCATGTATAAACTCTTCAAACTCATACCCAGTTACAGGTATTCTCATTGTTTCCAATAATTTTAATGCTGCTTCTAATGTATCTCCATATATATCAGAGTGACCTATTATTCTTATTTCTTTAGAATTAACTAACTTTTCTTTGTTTCTTTCAATCCATTGTTTAGAGAGCTTATACACTGCTTCAAATCTATTAATTGCGTCTAATATCTTATTTATTTCCTCATTGTACTTTTCACTAGATATTATACCTTTTTCTCTAGCTATTTGAAGACCTAATAACATTAAGTTTAACTTTGTACAATAATATCCTTTTGTTTTAGCTCCAGATTTTTCTTCACCACAATTTACTGTTAATATATAATCAGAAATCTCATCTATTAAAGCATTCTTACAACCTGCCATAGATGCTATTTTACAGCCCTTATCTTCAGCTAACTTCATAGCGTTGTATGTAGAATAACTACTCCCACCTTGAGATACACCTACTACTAGGGTATTTTCATTATCAAACTTGAATGTATCTTCAGT from Clostridioides difficile ATCC 9689 = DSM 1296 includes the following:
- the feoB gene encoding ferrous iron transport protein B — its product is MINVALLGNPNVGKTTVFNLLTGSNQYVGNWPGVTIEKKEGFLGKEIKVVDLPGIYAMDTFSNEEKVSKSYLENEDVDVIVNVVDASNLSRNLYLTTQLMQFNKPIVILLNMLDIAESKGVNIDAKKLSEELGVIVVPIIAKKKNGVDRIEEEIKGATQKAFIYQKNFGSETETYKKLESILSRCTKTTYTQKKSISDKIDNIVLNPILAYPIFIGVLFLLFKFTFDWVGGPLQEGFASLIEAYISAPVSDMLSNSSPWFKSLIVDGIIGGVGGTLPFFPLIFTLFFGISLFEDSGYMSRTAFLMDKVMRKVGLSGKAFIPIVMGMGCSSPAIMATRTLESEKDRRVTALIAPLMTCGAKLPIYALFVAIFFPHNAALVTTSLYLVGIVMAIVVALFLNKTAFKTEAEPFILELPEYRIPTIDALIKNTWNKSKGFLIRVVTVMFAMSVVIWGLSSFNVFGYTEDINVSFLATLGHIISPIFKPLGFDDWRTSVAILSGLGAKEIVVNSLNILYGNLTVVLPTIFNGVTAYTFLIFTALYTPCIAALATMKKEYGNKMMFTSFAYQFILAWIMAFIVKSIGGVLFMGNSIIEALIGGIIIVLALFILFNKFKSTKNGNVCSGCSICSGCPSANSCSSKEDSNKKNNAH
- a CDS encoding SIS domain-containing protein; this encodes MTIQDYMLETPVRMREIISNADSLFNEVKRTNLKKIIITGSGTSYHSGVQVQPYLQNLLDIDVVKMYPFMITEDTFKFDNENTLVVGVSQGGSSYSTYNAMKLAEDKGCKIASMAGCKNALIDEISDYILTVNCGEEKSGAKTKGYYCTKLNLMLLGLQIAREKGIISSEKYNEEINKILDAINRFEAVYKLSKQWIERNKEKLVNSKEIRIIGHSDIYGDTLEAALKLLETMRIPVTGYEFEEFIHGIYNAINSDSTIFILDTGKEPRVTKMIDVLSGWTENVFAIGRDVTENDKNLKIDITDNPYYQTFNFIVPIQLICGEIPTLRGVDPSVPKDTRFHMKLGSKKLNK